Proteins encoded by one window of Camelus bactrianus isolate YW-2024 breed Bactrian camel chromosome 9, ASM4877302v1, whole genome shotgun sequence:
- the RBL2 gene encoding retinoblastoma-like protein 2 isoform X2, translating into MISDDLVNSYHLLLCALDLVYGNALQCSNRKELVNPNFKGLSEDFHAKDSKPSSDPPCVIEKLCSLHDGLVLEAKGIKEHFWKPYIRKLYEKKLLKGKEENLTGFLEPGNFGESFKAINKAYEEYVLSVGNLDERIFLGEDAEEEIGTLSRCLNTGSGTETAERVQMKNILQQHFDKSKALRISTPLTGVRYIKDNSPCVTPVSTATHSLSRLHTMLTGLRNAPSEKLEQILRTCSRDPTQAIANRLKEMYEIYTQHSQPDEDFSNCAKEIASKHFRFAEMLYYKVLESVIEQEQKRLGDMDLSGILEQDAFHRSLLACCLEVVAFSYKPPGNFPFITEIFDVPLYHFYKVIEVFIRAEDGLCREVVKHLNQIEEQILDHLAWKPESPLWDRIRDNENRVPTCEEVMPPQNLERADEMCTAGSPLTPRRVSEVRADTGGLGRSIASPTTLYDRYSSPTASSTRRRLFVENDSPTDGGTPGRIPPQPLVNAVSVQNVSGEAVSVTPVPGQTLVTMATATVTANNGQTVTIPVQGIANENGGITFFPVQVNVGGQAQAVTGSIQPLSAQALAGSLSSQQVTGTTLQVPGQVAIQQISPGGQQQKPGLPLTSGSIRPRKTSSLSLFFRKVYHLAGVRLRDLCAKLDISDELRKKIWTCFEFSIIQCPELMMDRHLDQLLMCAIYVMAKVTKEDKSFQNIMRCYRTQPQARSQVYRSVLIKGKRKRRNSGSSDSRSHQNSPTELNKDRTSRDSSPVMRSSSTLPVPQPSSAPPTPTRLTGANSDVEEEERGDLIQFYNNIYIKQIKTFAMKYSQANVMDAPPLSPYPFVRTGSPRRIQLSQNHPVYISPHKNETMLSPREKIFYYFSNSPSKRLREINSMIRTGETPTKKRGILLEDGSESPAKRICPENHSALLRRLQDVANDRGSH; encoded by the exons ATGATTAGTGATGATTTAGTTAATTCTTATCATCTTCTGCTGTGTGCTTTGGACTTAGTTTATGGAAATGCCCTTCAGTGTTCCAATCGTAAAGAACTTGTGAACCCTAATTTTAAAG GCCTATCTGAAGATTTTCATGCTAAGGATTCTAAACCTTCCTCTGACCCACCTTGTGTCATTGAGAAACTCTGTTCCTTACATGATGGCCTAGTTTTGGAAGCAAAGGGAATAAAGGAACATTTCTGGAAACCCTATATTAGGAAACTTTATGAAAAAAAG CTCcttaagggaaaagaagaaaatcttactGGTTTTTTAGAACCTGGGAATTTCGGGGAGAGTTT taaAGCCATCAATAAGGCCTATGAGGAGTATGTTTTATCTGTTGGAAACTTAGATGAACGGATTTTTCTTGGAGAGGATGCTGAAGAGGAAATTGGGACTCTCTCAAGGTGTCTGAACACTGGTTCAGGAACAGAGACTGCTGAAAGGGTGCAGATGAAAAACATCTTGCAGCAGCACTTTGACAAG TCTAAAGCACTTAGAATCTCCACACCACTTACTGGTGTGAGGTACATTAAGGACAACAGCCCTTGTGTGACTCCAGTTTCTACAGCGACTCATAGCTTGAGTCGTCTTCACACCATGCTAACAGGCCTCAGGAATGCACCAAGTGAGAAACTGGAACAGATTCTAAG gACATGTTCCAGAGATCCAACCCAAGCTATTGCCAACAGATTGAAAGAAATGTATGAAATATATACTCAACATTCCCAGCCAGATGAGGATTTCAGTAATTGTGCTAAAG AAATTGCCAGCAAACATTTTCGTTTTGCAGAGATGCTTTATTATAAAGTATTAGAATCTGTTATTGAGCAGGAGCAAAAAAGGCTGGGAGACATGGATTTATCT GGCATTCTGGAACAAGATGCATTCCACAGATCACTTTTGGCGTGCTGTCTTGAGGTCGTCGCTTTTTCTTATAAGCCTCCTgggaattttccatttattactgaaatatttgatgtgccactttatcatttttataag gTGATAGAAGTATTCATTAGAGCAGAAGATGGTCTTTGTAGAGAGGTGGTAAAACATCTTAATCAAATTGAAGAACAGATCTTGGATCATTTGGCATGGAAACCAGAGTCTCCACTGTGGGACAGAATTAGAGACAATGAAAACAGAGTTCCTACATGCGAAGAG GTCATGCCCCCTCAGAACCTGGAAAGAGCAGATGAAATGTGTACTGCTGGCTCCCCTTTGACTCCCAGAAGGGTGAGTGAAGTTCGTGCTGATACTGGAGGACTTGGAAGAA GCATAGCATCTCCAACCACATTATACGATAGGTACAGCTCCCCGACAGCCAGCTCTACCAGGAGGAGGCTGTTTGTTGAGAATGATAGCCCCACTGATGGAGGGACACCTGGGCGCATTCCCCCACAGCCTCTGGTCAATGCCGTCTCTGTGCAGAATGTATCTGGGGAGGCTGTTTCTGTCACACCAGTTCCTGGACAGACTTTGGTCACCATGGCAACAGCCACTGTCACAGCCAACAATGGACAAACAGTGACCATTCCTGTGCAAG GCATTGCCAATGAAAATGGAGGAATAACATTCTTCCCAGTCCAAGTCAATGTTGGGGGGCAGGCACAAGCTGTGACTGGCTCCATCCAGCCCCTCAGTGCTCAGGCCCTGGCTGGAAGTTTGAGCTCTCAACAGGTGACAGGAACGACCTTGCAAGTCCCTGGTCAGGTGGCCATTCAACAGATTTCCCCAGGTGGACAGCAGCAGAAACCAGGCCTGCCTTTAACCAGCGGCAGTATTAGACCCAGGAAGACCAGTTCTTTATCACTTTTCTTTAGAAAG GTTTACCACTTAGCAGGTGTTCGCCTTCGGGATCTTTGTGCTAAACTGGATATTTCAGATGaactgaggaaaaaaatctggACTTGTTTTGAATTCTCCATAATTCAGTGTCCTGAACTTATGATGGACAGACATCTGGACCAGTTGTTAATGTGTGCCATTTATGTGATGGCAAAG GTCACAAAAGAAGACAAGTCCTTCCAGAATATTATGCGTTGTTATAGGACTCAGCCACAGGCCCGGAGCCAG GTGTATAGAAGTGTTTtgataaaagggaaaaggaaaagaagaaattctggCAGCAGTGATAGCAGAAGCCATCAGAATTCTCCAACAGAACTAAACAAAGACAGAA CCAGCAGAGACTCCAGCCCTGTCATGAGGTCGAGCAGCACCCTGCCGGTTCCACAGCCGAGCAGTGCCCCTCCGACACCGACTCGCCTCACAGGTGCCAACAGCGAcgtggaagaggaggagaggggagacctCATTCAGTTCTACAACAACATCTACATAAAGCAGATTAAAACATTTGCCATGAAGTATTCACAGGCAAATGTA atggaTGCTCCTCCACTCTCCCCTTACCCATTTGTAAGAACAGGCTCTCCTCGCCGAATACAGTTGTCTCAAAATCATCCTGTCTACATTTCCccacataaaaatgaaacaatgctTTCTCCTCGAGAAAAGATTTTCTACTACTTCAGCAACAGTCCTTCAAAG AGACTGAGAGAAATTAACAGTATGATACGGACAGGAGAAACTCCAACCAAAAAGAGAGGGATTCTTTTGGAAGATGGAAGTGAATCACCTGCAAAAAGAATTTGCCCAGAAAATCATTCTGCCTTATTACGCCGTCTCCAAGATGTAGCTAATGACCGAGGTTCCCACTGA